From a single Nocardioides sp. dk884 genomic region:
- the mobF gene encoding MobF family relaxase, protein MSGGVHGGVKFYRGAAAAARCYVEADRSRVDDYYLTEGTGLATHYVATPTAGAQVAGVLDGDSYERWVAGYDVKTGAAKGRLRSDEHGLRFVEVVVNGPKTWSLAAAIHPAIADAYDAAQERAAAEIIGWVADHATTRVGPRGRQVQVPVERIEAVVVRHQTSRAGDPHRHLHLQINARVFARGAWRGLHSVGVVDSIEAINGIGHAAVACDPEFRRSLAAHGYTLDASSGEITELAPYAGRFSARAAQINRNVDKYEAAWRAAHPDQEPGPSQRQAWDRRAWAEARPDKVVPASGADLAQRWIDELRGLGFDPPTPPTDPSASIPVATPIARINRDAVAELALVRLGARRSSWNAADLRGECERIVADVGVIVDGVVRRELGEDLTARAIAASSPLLRRDDVPDHVRALTSPEVLAVESDIVARLVARAEHHGTPAQIGSVVARRQLDQGQRDVVGALLGTGRLVVVEGAAGTGKTTTLAAASDGLDSDGHRLVVVTPTLRAAQVAGEQVGCDAFSAAWLVHQHGFRWDDDGRWHRVDADDHPSPKALARLLPGDLLLVDEAGMLDQDVMRALLTVADDSGARVALVGDRHQLPAVGRGGAFDVAIRWAPDEARVELDTVHRFVDDTYADLTLQMRTGECSGGVFDTLVDRGEIVIHPTEVERLAAVTQAAAGDLRAAPLLIADTREQVGLLNAAIRDLRLADKGAVESSEAATLTTSAGEQLSEGDRVATRRNDRDLGVANRDTWTVAAVGDDGSLLVRGRSGERRLPAEYARRHVELAFATTVHAAQGDTVDHAHLLIGETTGAASAYVGMTRGRHRNTAHLVADSVADARAQWINVFNRDRADLGPAHAATRAADDIDRFGPQITQAAVQAAALRHHAEPDDRPPRRRKPAHHPPHHPERTERGPGIGF, encoded by the coding sequence GTGAGTGGGGGAGTGCACGGCGGGGTGAAGTTCTACCGCGGCGCCGCTGCCGCCGCACGCTGCTACGTCGAGGCCGACCGATCACGCGTCGACGACTACTACCTGACCGAGGGCACCGGACTCGCCACCCACTACGTCGCGACACCGACCGCTGGTGCCCAAGTAGCAGGAGTGCTCGACGGCGACAGCTACGAACGCTGGGTCGCCGGCTACGACGTCAAGACCGGTGCAGCGAAGGGTCGGCTCCGCAGCGACGAGCACGGACTCCGGTTCGTCGAGGTCGTGGTCAACGGGCCGAAGACCTGGTCACTCGCGGCCGCGATCCACCCCGCGATCGCCGACGCGTACGACGCCGCCCAGGAACGCGCCGCCGCCGAGATCATCGGCTGGGTTGCCGACCACGCCACGACTCGCGTCGGGCCACGCGGTCGACAGGTCCAGGTGCCGGTCGAGCGGATCGAGGCAGTCGTCGTACGACACCAGACCTCCCGCGCCGGCGACCCGCACCGCCACCTCCACCTGCAGATCAACGCGCGTGTGTTCGCCCGCGGAGCGTGGCGCGGACTGCACTCCGTCGGCGTCGTCGACAGCATCGAGGCGATCAACGGGATCGGGCACGCCGCCGTCGCCTGTGACCCTGAGTTCCGGCGCTCTCTCGCCGCGCACGGCTACACCCTCGACGCCAGCTCCGGCGAGATCACCGAGCTCGCGCCGTACGCCGGCAGGTTCAGCGCCCGGGCCGCGCAGATCAACCGCAACGTCGACAAGTACGAAGCGGCGTGGCGCGCGGCTCACCCCGACCAGGAGCCCGGACCGAGCCAGCGACAAGCATGGGATCGCCGAGCCTGGGCGGAGGCGCGTCCCGACAAGGTCGTGCCGGCATCCGGCGCCGACCTCGCGCAGCGGTGGATCGACGAGCTGCGCGGCCTCGGCTTCGATCCTCCGACGCCACCCACCGACCCGAGCGCGTCAATCCCGGTCGCGACGCCGATCGCGCGCATCAACCGCGACGCCGTGGCCGAGCTCGCGCTGGTGCGGCTCGGAGCCCGACGCTCCAGCTGGAACGCCGCCGACCTCCGCGGGGAGTGCGAACGGATCGTCGCCGATGTCGGGGTGATCGTCGACGGTGTCGTACGACGCGAGCTGGGTGAGGACCTGACCGCTCGCGCGATCGCGGCGTCGAGTCCGCTCCTGCGGCGCGACGACGTACCCGACCACGTCCGCGCGCTCACGTCCCCCGAGGTCCTCGCCGTGGAGTCCGACATCGTCGCCCGCCTGGTCGCGCGAGCCGAGCACCACGGGACGCCAGCCCAGATCGGCTCCGTCGTCGCCCGACGGCAGCTCGACCAGGGCCAACGAGACGTCGTCGGCGCACTCCTCGGCACGGGCCGACTGGTCGTCGTCGAGGGCGCGGCCGGCACCGGCAAGACCACCACCCTCGCGGCCGCCAGCGATGGTCTCGACAGCGACGGGCACCGACTGGTCGTGGTCACCCCGACCCTCAGGGCCGCGCAGGTCGCGGGGGAGCAGGTCGGCTGCGACGCCTTCTCGGCCGCCTGGCTCGTGCACCAGCACGGCTTCCGTTGGGACGACGACGGACGCTGGCACCGCGTCGATGCTGACGACCACCCGAGCCCGAAGGCACTCGCGCGGCTCCTCCCGGGAGACCTCCTGCTCGTCGACGAAGCCGGCATGCTCGACCAGGACGTCATGCGCGCACTGCTCACCGTCGCCGACGACTCCGGCGCCCGCGTCGCGCTCGTCGGCGACCGACATCAGCTGCCCGCCGTCGGCCGCGGCGGCGCCTTCGACGTCGCCATCCGCTGGGCGCCGGATGAGGCACGCGTCGAGCTCGACACCGTCCACCGCTTCGTCGACGACACCTACGCCGACCTCACCCTCCAGATGCGCACCGGAGAATGCAGCGGCGGCGTCTTTGACACGCTCGTCGACCGCGGCGAGATCGTCATCCACCCGACCGAGGTCGAGCGCCTCGCGGCCGTCACACAGGCAGCCGCCGGCGACCTGCGCGCGGCTCCCTTGCTCATCGCCGACACCCGCGAGCAGGTGGGTCTGCTCAACGCCGCGATCCGCGACCTACGGCTCGCCGACAAGGGCGCGGTCGAGTCGTCCGAAGCGGCGACCCTGACAACGTCCGCCGGCGAACAGCTCAGTGAAGGCGACCGCGTCGCAACCCGCCGCAACGACCGCGACCTGGGCGTCGCCAACCGCGACACCTGGACCGTCGCGGCCGTAGGCGACGATGGCTCCCTCCTCGTCCGCGGCCGGAGCGGCGAGCGGAGGCTGCCCGCCGAGTACGCCCGACGCCACGTCGAGCTCGCCTTCGCCACCACCGTGCACGCCGCCCAGGGCGACACCGTCGACCACGCGCACCTGCTCATCGGCGAGACGACCGGCGCCGCGTCGGCGTACGTCGGCATGACCCGCGGCCGTCACCGCAACACCGCCCACCTCGTCGCCGACTCCGTCGCCGACGCACGCGCCCAATGGATCAACGTCTTCAACCGCGACCGCGCCGACCTCGGACCCGCCCACGCGGCCACCCGCGCCGCCGACGACATCGACCGCTTCGGACCACAGATCACCCAGGCAGCAGTCCAGGCTGCTGCTCTCCGACACCACGCCGAGCCCGACGACCGCCCGCCACGGCGCCGGAAGCCTGCTCACCACCCCCCTCACCACCCCGAACGAACTGAGCGCGGGCCCGGGATCGGCTTCTGA
- a CDS encoding addiction module protein produces the protein MTSPGDLFEAALTLPESERAELAHRLIVSLDEPSDDPAVVAEEWTGEVGRRLAGIEAGTTTGIPWAEVREQLRS, from the coding sequence ATGACTTCGCCGGGCGATCTCTTCGAAGCAGCGCTGACGTTGCCTGAGAGCGAGCGCGCCGAGCTGGCCCACCGCTTGATCGTCAGCCTTGACGAGCCGTCCGACGATCCGGCGGTGGTCGCCGAGGAGTGGACCGGCGAGGTTGGGCGCCGCCTGGCCGGTATCGAAGCCGGCACCACGACCGGCATCCCCTGGGCCGAGGTACGCGAGCAGCTCAGGTCGTGA
- a CDS encoding DEAD/DEAH box helicase, which translates to MSVTIHEVLADLRSLSLDERDKGDKFERLVKAYLKNDPEWTARFEDVWSWTEWDGRGNVGDVGVDLVAKLRDSDSYAAIQCKFYDAGKKVSKAHIDSFMAATLRPDWNFSTRYVFDTSAGWTSNVEKQVQGAVQRIDLAYLDDAPIDWDQFTWDTPEVVVPTGPKTLRPHQRNALEDVFKGLQTHDRGKLIMACGTGKTFTSLKIAEELAGEGRSVLFLVPSIQLLSQSLREWMANTEVDIRPFAVCSDVRVGRKTIEDESEISTIDLTEPATTDPQKLVDRIAVGVHAKPRMTVVFSTYQSIDVISKAQERGLGEFDLIICDEAHRTTGATIAGEDESAFVKVHDNSIVKAAKRLYMTATPRVFGDDVKSKAADNDVVLADMGDESTYGPELHRLGFGDAVEADLLTDYKVLVLAVDEQYVADNFQQAMSVGGEIALDDAARLIGCWNGLAKNFGKQAPEWATGEPEPSASARTPMRTAVAFAQNIKASKAATAAFPALVDRAIIDLPEGRPRLQVQSRHVDGTMGIGERNTHLAWLKEATPDGTCRILTNARCLSEGVDVPALDAVLFLTPRSSQVDVVQSVGRVMRKAPGKELGYIILPVVVPTGTTPEEALAKNDRFKVVWQVLQALRAHDDRFDALVNKIELNKKKPTDKIEIFSVTGDGAGDRDGSSKPKTGDGSVQDLLEFPTDQFRDAMYAKIVAKVGERRYWATWAKDVAEIAERHKVRINGALKDEESAPAKEFEVFLAGLRANLNDGISRAEAVDMLAQHLVTRPIFEALFSTTGSTYDFVATNPVAKIMELMLASLPQDSVAAENAALDKFYDSVRSRVSGVDNAEGKQRILVELYDKFFSVAFKKTVDKLGIVYTPIEIVDFILRSADAVLRQEFGQSISDEGVTVLDPFTGTGTFLVRLLQSGLIKPEDLARKYTSEIYANEILLLAYYIACVNIEQTYAEQIAAVDPSRGPEPFNGLILTDTFQSWEPHDTIDNSLFVENNERLQRLKDLDITVIVGNPPYSSGQDSANDDNANESYPALDAEIRDTYAKLSSATNRNSLYDSYIRAIKWATLRIKDRGVIAFVTNGGFIDSNTADGMRKTLADEFSAIHVYNLRGNQRAAGEQSRKEGGKVFGAGSRATVAITVLVKDPTASGSAKIHYTDVGDYLTREEKLEQVAQTDDITALPATVITPNEHGDWTNQRRDDFQEFQPLLGEGGVLSAWRTGPQSNRDAWVYNKGAEALRSAMHTCSHAYEESRTGAFTADPVRIKWSSALTTRLQRGEKIPMTGVQPRVAMYRPFEKTLLWGDHRWLHRPGGIWDAYPDDEPPQYGFFVPAVGSMSPPFVALMTDVPVDSGAAGIGAVYYAARYLYEATNDTDCLTFESDGETVAGYRRIDNITDEALTRFSKAYPDLTTTKDDIFFYVYGLLHSSEYRETYAADLKKMVPRIPMVQDFTGFAEAGRKLSELHLGYESVEPYPLEGLDMTPAGDEYAFFALGDKKMKWGKPTPEQKAAGEKANRSVIHYNDRITLSGIPDEAHRYMLGSRSAIEWIIDRYYVKTDKKSGIVNDPNDWSREVGNPRYILDLLARIVTVSVETMKIVDNLPALDIIEGA; encoded by the coding sequence GTGAGCGTCACCATTCATGAAGTCCTGGCCGATCTCCGTTCGCTCTCTCTGGATGAGCGGGACAAGGGCGACAAGTTCGAGCGGCTGGTCAAGGCGTACCTGAAGAACGACCCGGAGTGGACGGCTCGCTTCGAGGACGTCTGGTCGTGGACGGAGTGGGACGGTCGCGGCAACGTCGGTGACGTCGGCGTGGACCTGGTGGCGAAGCTGCGTGACTCCGACTCGTACGCGGCGATCCAGTGCAAGTTCTACGACGCGGGCAAGAAGGTGTCGAAGGCTCACATCGACTCCTTCATGGCAGCCACGCTGCGTCCGGACTGGAACTTCTCGACTCGCTACGTCTTCGACACCTCCGCGGGGTGGACGAGCAACGTCGAGAAGCAGGTCCAAGGCGCGGTGCAGCGCATCGACCTGGCGTACCTCGACGACGCTCCGATCGACTGGGACCAGTTCACCTGGGACACCCCCGAGGTCGTTGTTCCCACCGGTCCGAAGACCTTGAGGCCACACCAGCGCAATGCCCTGGAGGACGTCTTCAAGGGTCTGCAGACCCACGACCGCGGCAAGCTGATCATGGCGTGCGGCACCGGCAAGACGTTCACGTCGCTGAAGATCGCCGAAGAGCTCGCCGGCGAGGGCAGGAGTGTCCTCTTCCTGGTGCCGTCGATCCAGCTGCTGAGCCAGTCGTTGCGTGAGTGGATGGCCAACACCGAGGTCGACATCCGCCCGTTCGCGGTCTGCTCCGACGTGCGCGTGGGGCGCAAGACGATCGAGGACGAGTCCGAGATCTCCACCATCGACCTCACCGAGCCTGCCACCACCGACCCGCAGAAACTCGTCGACCGGATAGCTGTGGGTGTGCACGCCAAGCCCCGCATGACGGTCGTCTTCTCCACGTACCAGTCGATCGACGTGATCTCGAAGGCCCAGGAACGCGGGCTGGGCGAGTTCGACCTCATCATCTGCGACGAAGCGCACCGCACCACCGGCGCTACGATCGCGGGCGAGGATGAGTCGGCGTTCGTGAAGGTCCACGACAACTCGATCGTGAAGGCAGCCAAGCGTCTTTACATGACCGCGACCCCGCGCGTCTTCGGTGACGACGTGAAGTCCAAGGCCGCCGACAACGACGTGGTCCTGGCCGACATGGGCGACGAGTCCACCTACGGCCCCGAGTTGCACCGCCTGGGCTTCGGTGATGCCGTCGAGGCAGACCTGCTCACCGACTACAAGGTCCTCGTGCTCGCCGTGGACGAGCAGTACGTGGCCGACAACTTCCAGCAGGCCATGAGCGTCGGCGGTGAGATCGCCCTCGACGACGCTGCGCGGCTGATCGGCTGCTGGAACGGTCTAGCGAAGAACTTCGGCAAGCAGGCACCTGAGTGGGCGACCGGCGAGCCCGAGCCGTCGGCATCGGCGCGGACACCGATGCGGACCGCCGTGGCGTTCGCCCAGAACATCAAGGCGTCCAAGGCCGCCACGGCCGCGTTCCCGGCGCTGGTGGACCGCGCCATCATTGACCTCCCCGAGGGGCGCCCGCGTCTGCAGGTCCAGTCGCGGCACGTGGACGGCACGATGGGCATCGGTGAACGCAACACCCACCTGGCGTGGCTCAAGGAGGCCACCCCGGACGGCACCTGTCGCATCCTGACCAACGCCCGCTGCCTATCCGAGGGCGTCGACGTCCCCGCCCTGGACGCCGTGCTCTTCCTAACTCCGCGCTCCTCACAGGTCGACGTGGTGCAGTCGGTGGGCCGCGTGATGCGCAAGGCCCCCGGCAAGGAACTGGGCTACATCATCCTGCCCGTCGTCGTCCCCACCGGAACGACGCCGGAAGAAGCTCTGGCGAAGAACGATCGGTTCAAGGTGGTCTGGCAGGTGCTGCAGGCTCTGCGCGCCCACGACGACCGGTTCGACGCCTTGGTCAATAAGATCGAGCTGAACAAGAAGAAGCCGACCGACAAGATCGAGATCTTCTCCGTCACCGGCGACGGGGCGGGGGACCGTGACGGTTCCTCGAAGCCGAAGACTGGTGACGGCAGCGTCCAGGATCTGCTCGAGTTCCCGACGGATCAGTTCCGCGACGCGATGTACGCAAAGATCGTCGCCAAGGTGGGTGAGCGCCGCTACTGGGCGACCTGGGCCAAGGACGTCGCTGAGATCGCCGAGCGTCACAAGGTCCGCATCAATGGTGCGCTCAAGGACGAAGAATCCGCCCCGGCGAAGGAGTTCGAGGTCTTCCTCGCCGGCCTGCGTGCCAACCTCAACGACGGCATCAGCCGCGCTGAGGCCGTCGACATGCTCGCCCAGCACCTGGTGACGCGCCCGATCTTCGAGGCGCTGTTCTCGACCACAGGCTCCACCTACGACTTCGTGGCCACCAACCCCGTCGCGAAAATCATGGAACTGATGCTGGCCAGTCTCCCGCAGGACTCCGTCGCAGCGGAGAACGCGGCGCTGGACAAGTTCTACGACTCGGTGCGCAGCCGCGTCTCCGGTGTCGACAACGCGGAGGGGAAGCAGCGCATCCTGGTCGAGCTCTACGACAAGTTCTTCTCGGTCGCGTTCAAGAAGACCGTCGACAAGCTCGGCATCGTCTACACCCCCATTGAGATCGTCGACTTCATTCTCCGCTCCGCCGACGCGGTGCTTCGTCAGGAGTTCGGGCAGTCGATCAGCGACGAAGGGGTGACCGTCCTCGACCCGTTCACCGGCACTGGCACCTTTCTGGTGCGGCTGTTGCAGTCCGGGCTGATCAAGCCCGAAGACCTGGCCCGCAAGTACACGAGTGAGATCTACGCGAACGAGATCCTGCTGCTCGCGTACTACATCGCGTGCGTCAACATCGAGCAGACCTACGCCGAACAGATCGCAGCAGTCGACCCCAGTCGTGGCCCGGAGCCGTTCAACGGCCTGATCCTCACCGACACGTTCCAGTCGTGGGAGCCCCACGACACCATCGACAACTCACTCTTCGTCGAGAACAACGAGCGACTGCAGCGGCTCAAGGACCTCGACATCACCGTCATCGTCGGCAACCCGCCCTACTCCTCGGGCCAGGACTCCGCCAACGACGACAACGCCAACGAGTCCTACCCGGCGCTGGATGCCGAGATCCGCGACACCTACGCCAAACTCTCGAGCGCGACGAACAGGAACTCGCTCTACGACTCCTACATTCGCGCCATCAAGTGGGCCACCCTGCGGATCAAGGACCGCGGCGTCATCGCCTTCGTCACCAACGGCGGCTTCATCGATTCCAACACCGCAGACGGCATGCGCAAGACCCTCGCCGACGAGTTCAGCGCCATCCACGTCTACAACCTGCGCGGCAACCAGCGCGCCGCCGGCGAGCAGTCCCGGAAGGAAGGCGGCAAGGTCTTCGGCGCAGGCAGTCGTGCAACCGTCGCTATCACCGTCCTGGTCAAGGATCCGACGGCGAGCGGCTCGGCGAAGATTCACTACACCGATGTCGGCGACTACCTCACTCGCGAGGAGAAACTCGAGCAGGTCGCACAGACCGACGACATCACCGCGCTCCCAGCGACTGTCATCACACCCAACGAGCATGGCGACTGGACCAACCAGCGCCGCGACGACTTCCAAGAGTTTCAGCCGCTTCTGGGTGAGGGCGGTGTCCTGAGCGCTTGGCGCACGGGGCCTCAGAGCAACCGAGATGCCTGGGTCTACAACAAGGGCGCTGAGGCTCTTCGGTCCGCTATGCACACGTGCTCCCACGCTTACGAGGAGTCACGGACCGGGGCGTTCACTGCTGATCCGGTGCGCATCAAGTGGTCTTCGGCTCTGACGACTCGGCTTCAGCGTGGGGAGAAGATCCCCATGACGGGAGTACAGCCTCGGGTGGCTATGTACCGGCCGTTTGAGAAGACCCTCCTTTGGGGTGACCACAGATGGTTGCATCGCCCCGGAGGTATCTGGGACGCCTACCCGGATGACGAACCGCCTCAGTACGGTTTTTTCGTTCCGGCCGTTGGGTCGATGTCGCCTCCGTTTGTGGCGTTGATGACGGACGTCCCGGTGGATTCCGGGGCCGCGGGTATTGGCGCGGTGTACTACGCGGCTCGCTACCTCTACGAGGCTACGAACGACACGGACTGTCTGACCTTCGAGTCTGATGGCGAGACGGTTGCCGGTTACCGCCGCATCGACAACATCACTGACGAGGCGCTGACCAGGTTCTCCAAGGCCTACCCTGACCTGACCACCACCAAGGACGACATCTTCTTCTACGTCTACGGGCTCTTGCATTCGTCCGAGTACCGTGAGACCTACGCCGCTGACCTGAAGAAGATGGTCCCGCGCATCCCCATGGTCCAAGACTTCACTGGATTCGCAGAGGCCGGCCGCAAGCTCTCCGAGCTGCACCTGGGCTACGAGAGCGTCGAGCCGTACCCGCTCGAAGGACTCGACATGACCCCGGCGGGCGATGAGTACGCCTTCTTCGCACTCGGCGACAAGAAGATGAAGTGGGGCAAGCCGACCCCGGAGCAGAAGGCCGCCGGGGAGAAGGCGAACCGTTCGGTCATCCACTACAACGACCGGATCACCCTGTCAGGAATCCCGGACGAGGCACACCGCTACATGCTGGGCAGTCGTTCGGCGATCGAGTGGATTATCGACCGCTACTACGTGAAGACCGACAAGAAATCGGGGATCGTCAACGACCCCAACGACTGGTCCCGCGAGGTCGGCAACCCGCGGTACATCCTCGATCTTCTCGCCCGCATCGTCACCGTGAGCGTCGAGACGATGAAGATCGTCGACAACCTCCCGGCCCTGGACATCATCGAGGGAGCCTGA
- a CDS encoding type II toxin-antitoxin system RelE/ParE family toxin, which translates to MRLQVVFEPEARDELRAARDWYEDAQPGLGEDLIVEVETTIERIVRWPELAPRLLVPERSRPVRRAPLRRFPFGLVYVVIEDTLWVIAVAHSRRRPYYWRDRLSP; encoded by the coding sequence GTGAGGCTCCAGGTTGTCTTCGAGCCGGAGGCCAGGGACGAGCTGCGTGCGGCGCGAGACTGGTACGAAGACGCGCAACCGGGCCTCGGGGAAGATCTGATTGTCGAGGTCGAGACAACGATCGAGCGCATCGTGCGTTGGCCCGAGCTCGCGCCCCGCCTACTCGTTCCCGAGCGGTCGCGGCCGGTTCGGCGGGCTCCATTGCGGCGCTTCCCGTTCGGGCTGGTCTATGTCGTCATTGAGGACACGCTGTGGGTGATCGCCGTTGCTCACAGTCGCCGCCGTCCCTACTACTGGCGCGACCGCCTGAGCCCCTGA
- a CDS encoding aminotransferase class IV, translated as MDTSRGLAVGEGVFTSVLVERGRVFALDRHLDRLLASVTALGLPRLPRDDVRRAVADAVRTHPVARGRLRIVWVAGPEGGELLVELDPVPPAADAVEVVTLPYVVDHRGVLAGHKTTAYADNVVALAAARAAGAGEGMLANADGDLCEATAANVFLVLNGELVTPTLGSGCLPGVTRALVVEACGAREVDVPLEEAAARAEEVFLTSTTRGVQPVSAWDGRDLPTAGPVLREVRQHWSLAARDLWWTPGM; from the coding sequence GTGGACACGTCGCGAGGCCTCGCTGTGGGCGAGGGGGTCTTCACCTCGGTGCTGGTGGAGCGCGGTCGGGTATTCGCCCTGGATCGACACCTCGACCGGCTGCTGGCCAGCGTCACCGCTCTCGGCCTGCCGCGTCTCCCGCGCGACGACGTACGCCGGGCGGTGGCCGACGCCGTGCGCACGCACCCCGTGGCGCGCGGCCGGCTCCGGATCGTCTGGGTGGCCGGGCCCGAAGGTGGCGAGCTGCTGGTTGAGCTCGACCCGGTCCCGCCCGCCGCGGACGCCGTTGAGGTGGTGACGCTGCCGTATGTCGTGGACCACCGCGGCGTGCTCGCCGGGCACAAGACCACCGCGTACGCCGACAACGTCGTGGCACTGGCCGCGGCGCGGGCGGCGGGTGCGGGGGAGGGGATGTTGGCCAACGCCGACGGCGATCTCTGTGAGGCGACTGCGGCCAACGTCTTCCTCGTCCTGAACGGCGAGCTGGTGACCCCGACGTTGGGCAGTGGCTGCCTGCCCGGCGTGACACGTGCCCTGGTGGTCGAGGCCTGCGGCGCACGCGAGGTCGACGTGCCTCTGGAGGAGGCTGCGGCGCGCGCCGAGGAGGTCTTCCTGACATCCACCACCCGCGGGGTGCAGCCGGTCAGCGCCTGGGACGGTCGGGACCTTCCGACGGCGGGTCCGGTGCTGCGCGAGGTGCGCCAGCACTGGTCGCTGGCGGCTCGGGACCTGTGGTGGACCCCCGGGATGTGA